In Gemmata obscuriglobus, a single genomic region encodes these proteins:
- a CDS encoding class I SAM-dependent methyltransferase gives MESETGNLKLFAGPPETAELPVPPLPAPLPDPHVAATRELIRPSAVRPGRRNYEPYSAAWFEELEQKRYQRHGRWLPKALEFGRHPGESLLVLGCGLGIDAAAYARTGTSVTVATAPDERPDLIRENFDRNGLTGEFVALAGPRLPFADGAFDVVTWNALYDAAEPNPLRIDELFRVLKPGGKLIGLFPAHYDTAFWQSVLLPLQWLYWRRPADPTTAPKATARELVRHFRRFGEHRVSKRHLRRGELPYVWRLLPLVLLERIMGRVLVLKAKKPILAARLQAAQIDVGRVAA, from the coding sequence ATGGAGAGCGAGACCGGTAACCTGAAGTTGTTCGCTGGCCCGCCGGAGACGGCGGAGCTGCCGGTCCCGCCGTTGCCCGCCCCGCTCCCGGACCCGCACGTCGCCGCCACCCGCGAGCTGATCCGTCCGTCCGCCGTGCGCCCCGGCCGGCGCAACTACGAGCCCTACTCCGCGGCCTGGTTCGAGGAGCTGGAGCAAAAACGATACCAGCGCCACGGCCGCTGGCTCCCCAAAGCGCTGGAGTTCGGCCGCCACCCCGGCGAATCGCTCCTGGTGCTCGGGTGCGGGCTGGGCATCGACGCCGCCGCCTACGCCCGCACCGGAACGAGCGTCACCGTCGCAACCGCCCCGGACGAGCGCCCCGACCTGATCCGCGAGAACTTCGACCGCAACGGGCTGACGGGCGAGTTCGTCGCACTCGCCGGCCCGCGGCTGCCGTTCGCCGACGGGGCGTTCGACGTCGTGACCTGGAACGCCCTGTACGACGCGGCCGAACCGAACCCGCTCCGCATCGACGAGCTGTTTCGCGTGCTGAAGCCGGGCGGCAAGCTCATCGGGCTGTTCCCCGCGCACTACGACACGGCGTTCTGGCAGAGCGTCCTGTTGCCCCTTCAGTGGTTGTACTGGCGGCGCCCCGCGGACCCCACAACTGCTCCGAAAGCGACGGCCCGCGAACTGGTGCGGCACTTCCGGCGGTTCGGTGAGCACCGCGTGTCGAAGCGGCATTTGCGGCGCGGCGAACTACCCTACGTCTGGCGCCTGCTCCCGCTGGTGCTCCTCGAGCGGATCATGGGGCGGGTGCTGGTGCTGAAGGCGAAGAAGCCGATCCTCGCCGCCCGGCTCCAGGCCGCGCAAATCGACGTCGGCCGCGTTGCGGCGTGA
- a CDS encoding YcjF family protein, translated as MSRFWNAMKRTVTGDASPPPDLEQALDAVRGKTPAPVFWLLGKTQSGKTSLVRFLTGAEDAAIGSGFRPCTKTSRLYQFPTSDAPLLTFLDTRGVDEPGYDPAEDIAQFDRQAHVVVVTAKATDFGQGNVRHALERIRAASPSRPVILAVTCLHETIPRKPHPTPYPFETLAAHPGAPIPETVPQHMRECIEEHRRAFAGLFDACVPLDLTKPEDGFAEPNYGGEQLKGVLLKMLPAAYRQTLLRLKEATDALKGVHQRHAEPIILGYTSLAGTAGAVPIPFADMVILPGIQARMAHHIGQIYGQPLTPERLRELAAAIGVGMLSRQLIRQAVKLIPVVGSAVGATVAAASTYALGRALCFYFEAVCEGHVPTPDALRKFYHEHYDAAEKQWKADHPKAEAKA; from the coding sequence ATGAGTCGTTTCTGGAACGCGATGAAGCGCACCGTGACCGGCGACGCCAGCCCGCCGCCGGACCTGGAACAGGCGCTCGACGCGGTGCGCGGGAAGACGCCGGCGCCGGTGTTCTGGCTGCTCGGGAAGACGCAATCGGGCAAGACCTCGCTGGTCCGGTTCCTCACCGGGGCCGAGGACGCCGCGATCGGCTCCGGGTTCCGCCCGTGCACCAAAACCTCCCGGCTGTACCAGTTCCCCACGAGCGACGCCCCGCTGCTCACGTTCCTCGACACCCGCGGCGTGGACGAACCGGGCTACGACCCGGCCGAGGACATCGCCCAGTTCGACCGGCAGGCGCACGTCGTGGTCGTCACCGCAAAGGCGACCGACTTCGGCCAGGGCAACGTGCGCCACGCCCTCGAGCGCATCCGCGCGGCGAGCCCGTCGCGCCCGGTGATCCTGGCGGTCACCTGCCTGCACGAGACGATCCCGCGGAAGCCGCACCCCACCCCATACCCCTTTGAGACACTGGCGGCACACCCGGGCGCGCCGATACCGGAAACGGTGCCGCAGCACATGCGCGAGTGCATCGAGGAGCACCGGCGGGCGTTCGCCGGGCTGTTCGACGCCTGCGTGCCGCTGGACCTGACGAAACCGGAGGACGGGTTCGCCGAGCCGAACTACGGGGGCGAACAGCTCAAGGGCGTGCTGCTCAAGATGCTGCCGGCGGCGTACCGCCAGACGCTGCTGCGGCTGAAAGAGGCAACGGACGCGCTCAAGGGCGTCCACCAGCGGCACGCGGAGCCGATCATCCTCGGGTACACGTCACTGGCGGGCACCGCCGGGGCCGTGCCGATCCCGTTCGCGGACATGGTGATCCTGCCCGGGATCCAGGCGCGGATGGCGCACCACATCGGCCAGATTTACGGCCAGCCGCTGACGCCCGAGCGGCTGCGCGAGCTGGCCGCCGCGATCGGCGTCGGGATGCTGTCGCGGCAGCTCATCCGGCAGGCGGTGAAGCTCATCCCGGTCGTGGGCTCGGCGGTGGGCGCGACCGTCGCCGCCGCCTCGACCTACGCGCTGGGCCGAGCGCTGTGCTTCTACTTCGAGGCCGTGTGCGAGGGGCACGTCCCCACGCCGGACGCGCTGCGGAAGTTCTACCACGAGCACTACGACGCCGCCGAGAAGCAGTGGAAGGCCGACCACCCGAAGGCCGAGGCAAAGGCGTGA
- a CDS encoding GTPase family protein, with translation MTRFRIALLIVLFAAPFAFLMGAGGYHLWSTGWVLWTWWPMVGCIALAYFLAWRWTRRTTLPPTDDRPGYWTDRDQAAWALVVAKANSFEAVSPKQLEDPKHYSDLALDLAKQVAEQYNPGAGDPFEHLTLPEVLACIELASADLDELVQKYVPGSHMLRIRDMKRARKAVEYYKMGQNIYWAGAALLDPLQTALRYLASKAALGTMLDRLQNNVILWFHTAFIHHLGRYLIELNSGRLRVGVKRYRELLAERQPPPADDPAARPAASTAQIGDVTVTAAANTATGPKAITIGVLGSVKAGKSSLVNALLGRAAAKVDRLPVTAGVRYDYTLPDGQPVSVLDTSGYGQDGPSDVDFAAAAEASRDADLILLVTQATVPGRQNDVDLLARLRAWFADKPHLKMPPVAVAVSHVDLLSPKAEWAPPYDWRAGTRPKEVNIRECVAVAREQFDTFTKDVVPVCGLENESFGVADGLVPAIVSHLDHARGTAVLKAFEAEAGAGKYDKLRDQALAGGKQVLNILRDVFKK, from the coding sequence ATGACCCGGTTTCGCATCGCCCTGCTGATCGTGCTGTTCGCGGCCCCGTTCGCGTTTCTGATGGGGGCGGGCGGCTACCACCTCTGGTCCACCGGCTGGGTGCTGTGGACGTGGTGGCCGATGGTGGGGTGCATCGCGCTCGCGTACTTCCTCGCGTGGCGCTGGACCCGGCGCACCACCCTGCCCCCGACCGACGACCGGCCGGGGTACTGGACCGACCGCGACCAGGCGGCGTGGGCGCTGGTGGTCGCCAAGGCCAACTCGTTCGAGGCCGTCAGCCCGAAGCAGCTCGAGGACCCGAAGCACTACAGCGACCTCGCGCTGGACCTCGCGAAGCAGGTCGCGGAGCAGTACAACCCCGGGGCGGGCGACCCGTTCGAGCACCTCACGCTCCCCGAGGTGCTGGCGTGCATCGAGCTGGCGTCGGCGGACCTCGACGAGCTGGTGCAGAAGTACGTGCCCGGGTCGCACATGCTGCGCATCCGCGACATGAAGCGGGCGCGCAAGGCGGTCGAGTACTACAAGATGGGGCAGAACATCTACTGGGCCGGGGCGGCGCTGCTCGACCCGCTCCAGACGGCGCTGCGGTACCTGGCCTCGAAGGCCGCGCTGGGGACCATGCTGGACCGGCTCCAGAACAACGTGATCCTGTGGTTCCACACCGCGTTCATTCACCACCTGGGCCGGTACCTCATCGAGCTGAACAGCGGGCGGCTGCGGGTGGGGGTGAAGCGGTACCGCGAGCTGCTCGCCGAGCGCCAGCCGCCCCCCGCCGACGACCCGGCCGCCCGGCCCGCGGCCTCGACGGCGCAGATCGGCGACGTGACCGTCACCGCCGCGGCCAACACCGCGACCGGCCCCAAGGCCATCACGATCGGCGTTCTCGGGTCCGTGAAGGCCGGCAAATCGAGCCTCGTGAACGCCCTGCTCGGCCGCGCGGCGGCCAAGGTGGACCGCCTGCCGGTCACCGCGGGGGTGCGGTACGACTACACGCTCCCCGACGGGCAGCCGGTCAGCGTCCTCGACACCAGCGGGTACGGGCAGGACGGCCCGAGTGACGTGGACTTCGCCGCCGCCGCCGAGGCGTCCCGCGACGCCGACCTGATCCTGCTGGTCACGCAGGCCACGGTCCCGGGCCGGCAGAACGACGTGGACCTGCTGGCCCGGCTGCGGGCGTGGTTCGCGGACAAGCCGCACCTGAAGATGCCGCCGGTGGCGGTGGCGGTGTCGCACGTGGACCTGCTGAGCCCCAAGGCCGAGTGGGCGCCGCCCTACGACTGGCGGGCCGGCACCCGGCCCAAGGAGGTCAACATCCGCGAGTGCGTGGCGGTGGCGCGGGAGCAGTTCGACACGTTCACCAAGGACGTGGTGCCGGTGTGCGGGCTGGAGAACGAGTCGTTCGGGGTGGCGGACGGGCTGGTGCCCGCGATCGTGTCCCACCTCGACCACGCCCGCGGCACGGCAGTGCTGAAGGCGTTCGAGGCGGAGGCGGGGGCCGGGAAGTACGACAAGCTCCGCGACCAGGCGCTCGCAGGCGGCAAGCAGGTGCTGAACATCCTGCGGGACGTGTTCAAGAAGTAG
- a CDS encoding carbon-nitrogen hydrolase family protein: protein MPKWTVAGVQMDCALGDTVANRNALVAKLRAAAAAGARLVVFPECVLSGYGFESRAHALAAAEPVPGPSTDFVAATCRELGVWAVFGLLEAAPDGKLYNACALVGPNGLEASYRKLHLPCLGADRFTDPGDRPLAVHDLGGLKVGMNICFDGSFPESARILTLLGADLVVLPTNWATNARKMAELVSAARAWENHIYYLAVNRVGTESGFTYLGLSSAADYMGNVLHFAPEGTDATFLIEVDPEAARQKRVVTCAGTYEIDRVNWRRPELYGPLVANPGQFTGHFNK from the coding sequence ATGCCGAAGTGGACCGTGGCCGGTGTGCAGATGGACTGCGCCCTGGGCGATACCGTCGCGAACCGGAACGCCCTCGTGGCGAAGCTCCGCGCGGCCGCCGCGGCCGGCGCGCGGCTCGTGGTGTTTCCGGAGTGCGTGCTCTCCGGGTACGGGTTCGAGTCGCGGGCGCACGCGCTCGCCGCGGCGGAACCGGTTCCCGGACCGAGCACCGACTTCGTGGCCGCCACGTGCCGCGAGCTGGGCGTGTGGGCCGTCTTCGGGCTCCTCGAAGCGGCCCCGGACGGGAAGCTCTACAACGCGTGCGCGCTGGTCGGCCCGAACGGCCTGGAGGCCAGCTACCGCAAGTTACACCTGCCGTGCCTGGGCGCCGACCGGTTCACCGACCCCGGCGACCGGCCGCTCGCGGTCCACGACCTCGGCGGGCTGAAGGTCGGGATGAACATCTGCTTCGACGGCAGCTTCCCGGAGTCGGCCCGCATCCTCACGCTGCTCGGCGCCGATCTGGTGGTGCTGCCGACCAACTGGGCCACCAACGCGCGCAAGATGGCGGAGCTGGTGTCCGCCGCGCGGGCGTGGGAGAACCACATCTACTACCTGGCGGTGAACCGGGTGGGCACGGAGAGCGGGTTCACGTACCTGGGGCTCAGCTCGGCCGCCGACTACATGGGTAACGTGCTGCACTTCGCCCCGGAAGGCACGGACGCGACGTTCCTGATCGAGGTCGATCCGGAGGCGGCGCGCCAGAAGCGGGTGGTGACCTGCGCCGGCACGTACGAGATCGACCGCGTGAACTGGCGGCGCCCGGAACTGTACGGCCCGCTGGTCGCGAACCCCGGCCAGTTCACCGGGCACTTCAACAAGTGA
- a CDS encoding tetratricopeptide repeat protein: MPVSLLVELFDRLPELRLEDDHDLWTAGARPAVGEFRDAVRESYSEGTLQRLLSAPDAKARRAAALALGLIGTPESVPTVAAALRDDDPLVKHFATDALWELWFRAGTEEQNQRLQDAVRESDANRTRTELDALLREAPDFAEAHNQRAIWFFKRGEYARAVEDCEAVLRLNPHHFGAAAGLGQCLLKLNRPRAALRAFRQALEINPNLDLHDAVRALEELGEE, encoded by the coding sequence GTGCCCGTTTCCCTGCTGGTGGAACTGTTCGACCGGTTGCCCGAACTGCGCCTCGAGGACGATCACGACCTCTGGACCGCCGGCGCCCGGCCCGCCGTCGGCGAGTTCCGCGACGCCGTGCGCGAGTCGTACAGCGAGGGCACCCTCCAGCGGTTGCTGTCCGCCCCCGACGCCAAGGCGCGGCGGGCCGCGGCGCTGGCACTGGGGCTGATCGGCACGCCAGAATCGGTGCCCACAGTTGCCGCCGCCCTCCGCGACGACGACCCGCTCGTGAAGCACTTCGCCACCGACGCACTGTGGGAACTGTGGTTCCGCGCCGGCACCGAGGAACAGAACCAGCGGCTCCAGGACGCCGTGCGCGAATCGGACGCGAACCGCACACGTACCGAACTGGACGCGCTGCTCCGCGAGGCGCCGGACTTCGCCGAAGCGCACAACCAGCGGGCGATCTGGTTCTTCAAGCGGGGCGAGTACGCCCGGGCGGTGGAGGACTGCGAGGCGGTGCTGCGGCTGAACCCGCACCACTTCGGCGCCGCGGCCGGGTTGGGGCAGTGCCTGCTCAAACTGAACCGCCCCCGGGCCGCACTGCGGGCGTTCCGGCAGGCGCTGGAGATCAACCCGAACCTCGACCTGCACGACGCCGTCCGCGCGCTCGAAGAACTCGGCGAAGAATGA
- a CDS encoding peroxiredoxin → MIRSAAAAVLCALTACAASADDSMLKVKVGDKFPDVPLAAAQIDKVKKDAKTLSIADLKGKTVIIFFYPKALTGGCTVESCGFRDLMKKGDFPNDIVVLGASCDGAELQQQFIDKNELPMPLLCDTDVKLTKELGILSPKNPKMSQRVTFVVDKEGKIAKIYDKVTPKSHPTEVLEDVKKLK, encoded by the coding sequence ATGATCCGCTCCGCCGCCGCCGCGGTCCTCTGCGCGCTCACAGCATGCGCCGCGTCCGCCGACGACTCCATGCTGAAGGTGAAGGTCGGCGACAAGTTCCCGGACGTGCCGCTGGCCGCCGCCCAAATCGACAAAGTGAAGAAGGACGCCAAGACCCTCTCCATTGCCGACTTGAAGGGCAAGACGGTCATCATCTTCTTCTACCCGAAGGCGCTCACCGGCGGCTGCACGGTCGAGTCGTGCGGGTTCCGCGACCTCATGAAAAAGGGAGACTTCCCCAACGACATCGTGGTGCTCGGGGCCAGCTGCGACGGCGCCGAGTTGCAACAGCAGTTCATCGACAAGAACGAGCTGCCGATGCCGCTGCTGTGCGACACCGACGTGAAACTGACGAAGGAGCTGGGAATCCTGTCCCCGAAAAACCCGAAGATGTCGCAACGGGTCACGTTCGTCGTGGACAAGGAAGGCAAGATCGCCAAGATCTACGACAAAGTTACCCCGAAGAGCCACCCGACCGAGGTGCTCGAGGACGTCAAAAAGCTGAAGTAA